From a single Silene latifolia isolate original U9 population chromosome 6, ASM4854445v1, whole genome shotgun sequence genomic region:
- the LOC141587945 gene encoding cytochrome P450 83B1-like: MAIILLVFILVLSTLFLTFLKYKKKKPFHPPPGPKGLPFIGNLHQYDFSKPHLYLAKLAKTYGPIVSLRVGCAQMVVVQSANLAKEVLKTQDLNFCARPSMVGMQKLSYNGLDISFSQYNEYFREVKKICVVHLFNSKRVRSLTPMLQQEISRMMEKISKLSSDSCMVNLSSLMSDLACKNICKIAFGRSYDEDEDGSNFRRLLDESEEVFVDFAYSDYFPSLGWLDKLTGKSARLEKLFLDLDAFYEKIIDEHLRPHDRDNNREDLIDVLLQLRKERSFTFDFTLNHVKAIVMDIFVAGTDTGSTMIIWAMTELIKHPSAMKQVQDELRNAITKTGHISEDDLNDLVYFKAVVKETFRLHPAAPLLIAHQAIQKTSVDGYDILPNTLVFVNAWAIGRDSASWKDPESFMPERFLGSKIDFKGQDFELIPFGAGRRMCPGLHLGTLLVEVTLANLLYSFDWELPVGVNKEDVDTDTLLGITMRKMNPLCLMPKTFPQH, translated from the exons ATGGCAATCATCTTATTAGTCTTCATACTTGTCCTCTCTACTCTATTTCTTACATTTTTAAAGTATAAAAAAAAGAAGCCATTTCATCCTCCTCCTGGCCCAAAAGGGTTACCCTTCATAGGGAATTTACACCAATATGACTTTTCAAAACCTCACCTGTACTTAGCTAAGTTAGCCAAGACATACGGTCCAATCGTGTCGTTACGAGTGGGTTGTGCACAGATGGTTGTGGTTCAATCAGCTAACCTAGCCAAGGAGGTTTTGAAAACACAAGACCTCAATTTTTGTGCTAGACCATCTATGGTCGGGATGCAAAAATTAAGCTATAATGGGTTAGATATATCTTTTAGTCAATATAATGAGTATTTTAGAGAAGTAAAGAAAATATGTGTTGTTCATCTTTTTAACTCTAAGAGAGTAAGATCTCTTACTCCCATGCTTCAACAAGAAATCTCAAGGATGATGGAAAAGATATCCAAGCTTTCTTCCGATTCATGCATGGTTAATCTGAGCAGTTTGATGAGTGATCTTGCATGCAAAAACATATGCAAGATTGCATTTGGTAGGAG CTATGATGAGGACGAAGACGGGAGCAATTTCCGCAGGCTTTTAGATGAAAGTGAAGAGGTATTCGTGGACTTCGCATATTCCGACTATTTCCCTTCCCTCGGCTGGCTTGACAAGCTTACGGGGAAGTCTGCTAGGCTTGAGAAGCTATTTCTAGACTTGGATGCATTTTATGAGAAGATTATTGACGAACATCTTCGCCCACATGACCGTGATAATAACCGGGAGGACCTCATCGACGTTTTATTGCAACTTCGGAAAGAACGTTCGTTTACCTTTGATTTTACTTTGAACCATGTCAAAGCCATTGTGATG GATATATTTGTCGCAGGAACGGATACAGGTTCAACCATGATAATTTGGGCAATGACTGAACTTATTAAACATCCGAGTGCCATGAAACAAGTACAAGACGAGCTTAGAAATGCCATAACAAAAACAGGTCACATAAGTGAGGATGATCTTAATGACCTAGTGTACTTCAAGGCAGTCGTCAAAGAAACATTTAGACTACATCCAGCGGCTCCATTGCTCATTGCACACCAAGCAATCCAAAAGACCAGTGTAGACGGGTATGACATTCTTCCAAATACACTAGTATTTGTGAATGCTTGGGCTATTGGAAGAGACTCGGCATCTTGGAAAGACCCAGAAAGTTTTATGCCCGAGAGGTTTTTAGGAAGTAAAATTGATTTCAAAGGCCAAGATTTTGAGCTTATTCCGTTTGGAGCAGGACGAAGAATGTGCCCCGGGTTGCATCTTGGTACTCTTCTGGTTGAAGTAACACTGGCTAATTTGCTCTACTCTTTTGATTGGGAACTGCCAGTTGGTGTGAATAAAGAAGATGTTGATACGGATACGCTCCTCGGTATTACTATGCGTAAGATGAATCCACTTTGTCTTATGCCAAAAACATTTCCACAACATTAA